From a region of the Wolbachia endosymbiont (group B) of Gerris lacustris genome:
- the topA gene encoding type I DNA topoisomerase — protein MALLIVESPAKAKTIGKYLSKEFKVAASFGHVRDLPAKNGSVDPDNDFAMKYEIIEKAEKYVKELVKEASKTSDIYLATDPDREGEAIAWNVIEALKERKAINDESNIHRVVFNEITKRAVQEAIKNPREINMDLVHAQQARRALDYLVGFSLSPLLWTKLSGSKSAGRVQSVALKLICEREDEISKFITQEYWSIKAEMQNSKDEAFFAMLSHYDNKKLEKFDIKNEEEAKNLVREIESRQYAVSTVERKQVKRNPLPPFITSSLQQDAVNKLYFNVKNVMRVAQNLYEGINIGGETVGLITYMRTDGFHIADEAINSIRGSIKSLYGDKYLPHSPRKYVKKVKNAQEAHEAIRPTDINRTPGSIKDYLTPEQFKLYDLIWKRTIASQMESAILDQVVVEISSIDQKVILRASGSSIFFDGFYKVYQDNMEAENEGLLPAMKEEEACKLISVDPKQHFTQPPPRYSEASIVKKMEEVGIGRPSTYATIISVLQDREYVTLDNKRFIPSSRGKIVTIFLETFFQRCVEYDFTAQMEERLDSISNGHADWKKELGYFWVPFFNHVNSVKQMTHDAIFSGIHDLVVNWFCSEKGKEEIGKKCPNCSGGILKLNFGKAGVFLGCSNYPACNHTKEITGSNDNSEYPKSLGIDDVTGQEVMIKKGPFGLYLEFNSESEKKKKISVPKDINVNDIDLNTATRLLSLPKVVGEHPETGKEVKIGLGRFGYYILYDGRYFSLKKSSKEVLDTQLNEAIQIIESSPRKELKSLGFNEKGKEVFICNGRYGFYIKCGKTNVALGKNADIESIDLKKALELIKNKK, from the coding sequence ATGGCATTATTGATAGTTGAGTCGCCGGCAAAGGCAAAGACGATAGGCAAATATTTAAGTAAAGAGTTCAAAGTAGCTGCATCTTTTGGCCACGTCAGAGATCTGCCAGCGAAGAATGGTTCCGTTGATCCTGATAATGACTTTGCCATGAAGTATGAGATTATTGAAAAAGCAGAAAAGTATGTAAAAGAGTTAGTCAAGGAAGCTAGTAAAACATCAGATATATACCTTGCAACAGATCCAGACAGAGAAGGGGAAGCAATAGCTTGGAATGTGATAGAGGCACTAAAGGAAAGAAAAGCAATCAATGATGAAAGCAACATTCATAGAGTAGTCTTTAACGAAATAACAAAAAGAGCAGTGCAAGAAGCTATAAAAAATCCACGCGAAATAAACATGGACTTAGTACATGCACAGCAAGCACGAAGAGCTTTGGATTATCTAGTTGGATTTAGCTTGTCACCGCTGCTGTGGACAAAATTGTCGGGAAGCAAATCTGCAGGGCGAGTGCAGTCTGTTGCATTAAAGCTTATATGCGAACGAGAGGATGAAATCAGTAAGTTTATAACACAGGAGTATTGGAGCATAAAGGCAGAAATGCAAAATAGCAAAGATGAGGCTTTTTTTGCTATGCTAAGCCACTATGACAATAAAAAGCTAGAAAAATTTGATATTAAGAATGAAGAAGAGGCAAAGAACTTAGTCAGGGAGATCGAGTCAAGGCAGTATGCTGTAAGCACAGTAGAACGCAAGCAAGTTAAGAGAAACCCGCTTCCTCCATTTATCACCTCAAGTCTTCAGCAAGATGCAGTGAATAAACTGTATTTTAATGTGAAAAATGTTATGCGAGTAGCGCAAAATTTATATGAAGGTATCAATATTGGTGGTGAAACCGTAGGGTTGATAACTTACATGCGTACAGATGGGTTTCATATTGCAGATGAGGCTATAAACTCAATCAGGGGATCAATTAAGTCATTATATGGTGATAAATATTTACCGCATTCTCCTCGTAAATATGTAAAAAAGGTCAAAAATGCTCAAGAAGCACATGAAGCAATCCGGCCAACTGATATTAATAGAACGCCGGGTAGTATTAAGGATTACTTAACGCCAGAGCAATTTAAATTGTACGATTTAATCTGGAAAAGAACCATTGCAAGTCAAATGGAATCGGCGATTCTTGATCAAGTGGTAGTTGAAATTAGTTCTATTGACCAGAAAGTGATTCTGCGAGCAAGTGGATCAAGTATATTCTTTGATGGTTTTTATAAAGTCTATCAAGATAACATGGAAGCCGAAAATGAAGGCTTGCTACCTGCCATGAAGGAAGAGGAAGCGTGCAAGTTGATTTCTGTTGATCCGAAACAGCACTTTACTCAACCGCCACCTCGTTATAGTGAAGCGAGTATAGTAAAAAAAATGGAAGAAGTCGGTATAGGTCGCCCATCAACTTATGCAACAATTATTTCGGTATTGCAAGATCGTGAATACGTTACACTTGATAATAAAAGATTTATTCCAAGCAGCCGCGGTAAGATCGTGACTATATTTTTGGAAACTTTTTTTCAGCGTTGTGTAGAGTATGACTTTACAGCACAAATGGAAGAAAGGCTTGATTCAATCTCAAATGGACATGCAGATTGGAAAAAAGAACTAGGCTATTTTTGGGTGCCATTTTTTAATCATGTAAATTCTGTTAAGCAAATGACACATGATGCGATTTTTAGTGGTATTCATGATTTGGTAGTCAATTGGTTTTGCTCAGAGAAAGGAAAGGAAGAAATAGGTAAAAAATGTCCTAATTGCTCTGGTGGTATATTGAAATTAAATTTTGGAAAAGCCGGTGTGTTTCTTGGATGTTCTAACTATCCTGCATGCAATCATACAAAAGAAATTACGGGTAGTAATGACAATTCAGAATATCCAAAAAGTTTGGGTATAGATGATGTGACAGGCCAAGAGGTAATGATCAAAAAAGGTCCTTTTGGACTTTATCTGGAGTTTAATAGTGAGTCAGAAAAGAAAAAAAAGATTTCTGTACCAAAAGACATAAATGTTAATGATATTGATCTAAATACCGCCACTCGATTACTTTCCTTGCCGAAAGTAGTAGGAGAACATCCTGAAACTGGAAAGGAAGTAAAAATAGGTCTTGGACGATTTGGGTACTATATTCTCTATGATGGTCGATACTTTTCTCTTAAAAAAAGCTCTAAGGAGGTATTAGACACACAATTAAACGAAGCTATACAAATTATTGAGAGCAGCCCACGCAAAGAGCTAAAATCTCTTGGTTTTAATGAAAAGGGAAAAGAAGTTTTTATCTGCAACGGTAGGTACGGATTCTATATAAAATGCGGTAAAACAAACGTTGCTTTGGGCAAGAATGCAGATATTGAAAGTATAGATCTGAAGAAAGCCTTAGAGTTAATTAAGAATAAAAAATAG
- a CDS encoding P44/Msp2 family outer membrane protein: protein MMSKKTLAVTALALLLSQQSFASETEGFYFGGGYYGQYLNLGKLKAKIGGKDATDDNRVSINDIDAQRTEGQLISKYKGDYNPPFAANVTFGYTGELGNNSYRAELEGMYSSVKVDNIGLSSNQVTVSYLKDVSEGANEKTYMYKTVINHDQVENASVMANVYHYWKSDSFSFSPYVGVGVGATRMTMFEKLSIRPAGQLKAGFDYRINEDVNMHIGYRAFGVLGSNVDFEAEVLGEMKAKQQVNSDGKKMLELKEGQKPSDRKLHKESISIGNQVFHTHGIEAGLTFHFASKA from the coding sequence ATGATGAGTAAAAAAACATTAGCAGTTACAGCACTTGCTTTATTGTTGTCACAACAATCTTTTGCAAGTGAAACGGAAGGATTTTACTTTGGTGGTGGATATTACGGTCAATATTTGAACTTGGGTAAGTTGAAAGCAAAAATTGGAGGCAAAGATGCTACAGATGATAACCGTGTATCTATAAATGACATAGACGCTCAGAGAACAGAGGGTCAGTTAATAAGTAAGTATAAAGGAGATTATAACCCACCTTTTGCTGCAAATGTAACGTTTGGTTACACAGGAGAACTAGGCAATAATAGCTATAGAGCTGAATTGGAAGGGATGTACTCTTCTGTAAAAGTAGATAATATTGGTTTATCAAGCAATCAAGTAACTGTTTCGTATCTAAAAGACGTTAGTGAGGGTGCTAATGAAAAAACTTATATGTATAAAACTGTAATTAATCATGACCAAGTAGAAAACGCATCTGTAATGGCAAATGTTTATCATTATTGGAAAAGTGATAGTTTCTCTTTTTCTCCTTATGTTGGGGTTGGAGTCGGTGCAACAAGAATGACAATGTTTGAAAAATTGTCAATAAGACCTGCAGGTCAATTGAAAGCTGGCTTTGATTATCGTATAAACGAAGATGTAAATATGCACATCGGATATAGAGCTTTTGGTGTTCTTGGTAGTAATGTTGATTTTGAAGCAGAGGTGTTAGGAGAAATGAAAGCAAAGCAACAGGTAAACTCAGATGGAAAAAAGATGTTAGAATTGAAGGAAGGTCAAAAACCATCGGACCGGAAGTTACACAAAGAAAGTATCAGTATAGGCAATCAAGTGTTTCACACACACGGTATAGAAGCTGGTCTTACTTTTCATTTTGCCAGCAAAGCTTAA
- a CDS encoding type IV secretory system conjugative DNA transfer family protein → MSNGNHLRNVLIGGVVSFSIFEFCFYLSGILFYLFVDGPDGVDFRAINPSLTPFPQALWPTIFDHIQYCWHHPELYSFELKIKLVVSSLLPIIVLMIILWNVRERLIEWRPFKKKESLHGDSQWASEKDIRKAGLRSKKGLLLGKDKRGYFIADGFQHALLFAPTGSGKGVGFVIPNLLFWNDSVIVHDIKLENYEITSGWRERQGQKVYVWNPAQPDGVSHCYNPLEWISEKPGQMVDDVQKIANLIMPEQDFWQNEARSLFVGVVLYLLAAPEKVKSFGEVVRTMRSDDVVYNLAVVLDTMGKIIHPVAYMNIAAFLQKADKERSGVVSTMNSSLELWANPLIDTATATSDFNILDFKKKKTTVYVGLTPDNLTRLRPLMQVFYQQATEFLCRKLPSDDEPYGVLFLMDEFPTLGKMEQFQTGIAYFRGYQVRLFLIVQDTEQLKGIYEEAGMNSFLSNSTYRITFAANNIETANLISQLIGNKTVQQESLNKPKFLDLNPASRSLHISEIQRALLLPQEIIMLPRDDQIILIESTYPIKSKKILYYSDSTFTRRLIKPTRVPTQEPYDPNKVFSAANNKDKISNEEESNAIEDADYPVEVKTEDAIYDEPEIEDGFEDEDIDDKFEGGDGFDDEEDDDGFDDENSKDEFEDEDKLDGNKIEDRG, encoded by the coding sequence ATGAGTAATGGAAATCACCTACGTAATGTTCTTATAGGAGGTGTGGTATCTTTTAGCATATTTGAATTTTGCTTCTATTTGTCTGGTATATTATTCTACCTGTTTGTTGACGGTCCAGATGGTGTAGATTTTAGAGCAATTAACCCTAGTTTGACGCCTTTTCCTCAAGCTCTCTGGCCAACAATTTTTGATCATATACAATATTGTTGGCATCATCCAGAGCTATATAGTTTTGAGCTCAAAATTAAATTAGTTGTATCTTCTCTACTGCCTATAATTGTGTTGATGATTATTTTGTGGAATGTGAGAGAAAGACTAATTGAATGGCGGCCATTTAAAAAGAAAGAATCACTTCATGGAGATTCACAGTGGGCATCAGAGAAAGACATACGAAAAGCAGGATTAAGAAGCAAAAAAGGTCTATTGCTTGGTAAAGATAAGAGAGGATATTTTATTGCTGATGGGTTTCAGCATGCATTGCTCTTTGCGCCTACAGGTTCTGGTAAGGGTGTTGGTTTTGTAATTCCTAATTTGTTATTTTGGAATGATTCAGTAATTGTGCATGATATAAAATTAGAAAACTATGAAATAACAAGTGGTTGGCGAGAACGACAAGGACAAAAAGTATATGTATGGAACCCAGCGCAGCCAGATGGGGTAAGCCATTGTTATAATCCACTGGAATGGATTAGTGAAAAACCTGGACAGATGGTCGATGATGTGCAAAAAATAGCTAACCTAATCATGCCTGAACAAGATTTTTGGCAAAACGAAGCAAGAAGCTTATTTGTTGGGGTGGTACTATATTTACTTGCTGCACCAGAGAAAGTTAAATCTTTTGGTGAGGTTGTGCGTACGATGCGTAGCGATGACGTAGTTTACAATCTTGCTGTAGTTTTGGACACAATGGGTAAAATAATACATCCCGTAGCGTATATGAACATTGCAGCTTTTTTGCAAAAGGCTGACAAAGAAAGATCAGGTGTTGTGTCAACTATGAACTCTTCACTTGAATTGTGGGCAAACCCGTTGATCGATACTGCAACTGCGACAAGTGATTTTAATATTTTGGATTTTAAAAAGAAGAAAACTACAGTTTATGTTGGTTTAACTCCTGATAACTTAACTAGGCTCAGGCCTTTAATGCAGGTTTTTTACCAACAGGCAACTGAGTTTTTATGTAGAAAATTGCCATCAGATGACGAGCCTTACGGTGTATTATTTTTAATGGATGAGTTTCCAACACTTGGAAAAATGGAGCAATTTCAAACGGGCATCGCGTACTTTCGTGGCTATCAAGTAAGGTTATTTTTAATTGTTCAAGATACTGAACAGCTTAAAGGAATATATGAAGAAGCAGGAATGAACTCCTTTTTATCAAACTCAACCTATAGAATAACTTTTGCAGCCAATAATATTGAAACGGCTAATTTGATATCTCAGCTTATAGGAAACAAAACTGTACAACAAGAATCATTAAACAAACCTAAATTTTTAGACTTGAATCCTGCATCAAGATCATTGCATATCTCTGAAATACAGAGAGCATTGCTCTTACCTCAAGAAATTATTATGCTGCCACGTGATGATCAGATAATTTTGATAGAATCGACTTATCCAATCAAGTCAAAGAAAATTTTGTACTATAGTGATAGCACATTCACAAGAAGGCTGATTAAACCAACACGTGTGCCTACACAAGAGCCATATGATCCAAACAAGGTCTTTTCTGCTGCTAACAACAAAGATAAGATTAGTAATGAAGAAGAGAGTAATGCTATTGAAGATGCTGATTATCCTGTTGAAGTTAAAACTGAAGATGCAATATACGATGAGCCAGAGATTGAAGATGGATTTGAAGACGAGGATATTGATGATAAATTTGAAGGTGGTGATGGGTTTGATGATGAGGAAGACGATGATGGGTTTGATGATGAAAACAGTAAGGATGAATTTGAAGATGAGGACAAACTAGACGGCAATAAAATCGAGGATAGAGGTTAA
- the virB11 gene encoding P-type DNA transfer ATPase VirB11, with product MNYAALDTYLEPLQGIFQEEGVNEISINKPKEVWIENRGEIRCEKLEIFDLNHLKSLSRLIAQATEQKLSEEAPLLSATLPNGYRIQIVFPPACEPDKVVISIRKPSSMQLALDDYEKMGAFSETVIGVTDNPVDRHLDLLLKQKKIKEFLEYAVINKKNIIISGGTSTGKTTFTNAALRAIPFEERIITVEDAREIVLNDHPNKVHLIASKGGQGRAKVTTQDLIEACLRLRPDRIIVGELRGAEAFSFLRAINTGHPGSISTLHADSPAMALEQIKLMVMQANLGIPPDQIIPYIRNVIDIVIQLKRICGGRRIISEVLFTRSSNGNA from the coding sequence ATGAACTATGCTGCACTTGACACATATTTAGAGCCATTACAAGGGATATTTCAAGAAGAAGGCGTAAATGAAATATCGATAAATAAGCCGAAGGAAGTATGGATTGAAAATCGCGGTGAAATAAGATGCGAAAAGTTAGAAATATTTGATCTTAACCATTTAAAATCTCTTAGCAGGTTGATTGCTCAAGCTACAGAACAAAAACTGAGCGAAGAAGCACCATTGCTTTCAGCTACACTACCAAATGGTTATCGTATACAGATAGTGTTTCCTCCAGCATGTGAGCCTGATAAAGTAGTCATTTCAATTCGTAAACCTTCTTCTATGCAATTGGCATTGGATGATTATGAAAAAATGGGGGCTTTTTCTGAAACTGTTATAGGAGTGACCGATAATCCAGTAGATCGTCACCTAGATTTACTACTGAAACAAAAAAAAATAAAAGAGTTTTTAGAATATGCTGTAATAAATAAGAAAAATATCATAATCAGTGGTGGAACTTCCACTGGTAAAACCACTTTTACTAATGCTGCTTTGCGTGCTATTCCATTTGAAGAAAGAATTATTACTGTTGAAGATGCGAGAGAGATAGTTTTGAATGATCATCCCAATAAAGTCCATTTAATTGCCTCTAAAGGAGGGCAAGGCAGAGCAAAAGTGACCACTCAGGATTTGATAGAGGCGTGTTTGCGTTTAAGACCAGATAGAATAATAGTTGGTGAGCTGCGTGGAGCAGAAGCTTTTAGTTTTCTCAGGGCAATAAATACTGGTCACCCAGGGTCAATATCAACTCTTCATGCAGATAGTCCGGCAATGGCTCTTGAACAAATAAAATTGATGGTGATGCAGGCAAATCTTGGTATTCCCCCAGACCAGATTATACCATACATTAGAAATGTGATTGACATTGTTATTCAGCTAAAAAGAATTTGTGGGGGTAGAAGGATCATTTCTGAGGTATTATTTACTAGATCTTCAAATGGAAATGCTTAA
- a CDS encoding TrbI/VirB10 family protein, translating to MNKERHNSVEDESEIESKVVTVGSNQGYKALMIVIVVLLVGGVYYLYFSPSNKEGPEIVKKEETKQNIQELKGKLEQVPDNVVVSERIATDLLPPLPPLPIPQVIPEVKQIKKEEVTKKEEQLKEIPLSNIPVLPKQNFPSGNVISNLPTSFPTIGSGGYPRERRSAQMLAISGSSGEDKATDAILSNTSAQSSKATKAGKLGLMIIQGKVIDAILETAISSDLQGMLRAVVSRDVYAETGDTILIPKGSRLIGGYSFDSNVAKARVNINWNRIILPHGIDVAIASSGADELGRAGIAGIVDNKIASALFSSVALAGVSIGSSVIGQKASNLIDTLTPMNAVRSITATEIDISPLKDIIGKKSLSKEDEENAKNDKWKLGLGAIRKIKNASNEQSLIEIFKQVIRDLGLVSVDGSKVDEITLEDIKQLLQRQGSKSVYEEAIGKSIDDFSKDMRDIVDRSVDKKPTIYVNQGTALKVFVNQDIVFPPQSILNN from the coding sequence ATGAATAAAGAAAGGCATAATAGTGTAGAAGATGAATCAGAGATAGAAAGCAAGGTAGTAACAGTTGGCTCTAATCAAGGTTATAAGGCATTGATGATAGTTATTGTAGTGCTCTTAGTTGGTGGAGTGTACTATCTTTATTTTAGTCCTTCTAATAAAGAGGGTCCAGAGATTGTTAAAAAAGAGGAAACAAAGCAAAACATTCAAGAATTGAAAGGAAAGTTAGAACAAGTTCCAGATAATGTAGTAGTTTCCGAGAGGATAGCAACTGATCTCTTGCCACCCTTACCTCCTCTTCCTATTCCACAAGTCATACCAGAAGTAAAACAAATCAAAAAAGAGGAAGTGACAAAAAAAGAAGAGCAACTAAAAGAAATTCCCTTGTCAAATATACCTGTTTTACCAAAGCAAAATTTTCCTTCTGGTAATGTTATTAGCAATTTGCCTACTTCATTTCCTACAATAGGAAGCGGAGGTTATCCTAGAGAAAGGCGTAGTGCACAAATGTTAGCAATTTCAGGTAGTAGCGGGGAAGATAAAGCTACAGATGCTATTTTATCCAATACCTCAGCACAGTCGAGCAAAGCTACCAAAGCTGGAAAGCTTGGTTTAATGATTATTCAAGGTAAAGTTATTGACGCTATTCTTGAAACTGCAATAAGTTCTGACTTACAAGGAATGCTCCGTGCTGTTGTTAGTAGAGACGTTTATGCAGAAACTGGTGATACAATTTTAATACCAAAAGGCTCAAGGTTAATAGGTGGTTATTCATTTGACTCAAACGTTGCAAAAGCTCGCGTGAACATAAATTGGAATAGGATCATTCTTCCTCATGGTATAGATGTTGCTATTGCATCATCTGGTGCCGATGAGCTTGGAAGGGCAGGGATAGCTGGAATAGTTGATAATAAAATAGCAAGTGCATTATTCTCTTCAGTGGCACTTGCTGGTGTTTCGATTGGTTCATCTGTTATAGGGCAAAAGGCTTCCAATCTTATTGATACGCTAACTCCTATGAATGCCGTAAGATCAATCACTGCAACTGAAATAGATATCTCTCCCCTTAAAGATATTATTGGTAAAAAGAGCCTTTCTAAGGAAGATGAGGAGAATGCAAAGAATGATAAGTGGAAACTTGGGCTTGGAGCTATTAGGAAAATTAAGAATGCATCTAATGAACAAAGCTTAATTGAGATATTTAAGCAGGTAATAAGGGATTTAGGTTTAGTCTCAGTTGATGGCAGTAAAGTTGATGAAATAACTTTGGAAGATATAAAGCAATTATTACAGAGACAAGGGAGCAAATCTGTTTATGAAGAGGCAATTGGAAAATCAATCGATGATTTTTCTAAAGATATGCGAGATATAGTTGATAGGAGTGTAGATAAAAAACCAACTATTTATGTTAATCAAGGAACTGCATTGAAAGTGTTTGTTAACCAAGATATAGTATTTCCTCCACAGTCAATATTAAATAACTGA
- the virB9 gene encoding P-type conjugative transfer protein VirB9, which yields MNMCRILLVLALLISGNLNASINNKPISVDSRIKTFVYSPNEVFTVIFSQGYYSYIEFAEGEKVKNIAVGDASSWKINPYDNKLLVMPFEVSSRTNMIITTTKKRNYIFDLISRPNYDKYPDADAKKVDHDYSVEKDISYVIRFYYPQEEDEFDVDLDEVSLPTQMQYIIEKPEKMIQENNTRYNYTYIDEGSNVDIVPIELFDDGYLTYLKFRNSNKIPQVFIEGESCKRLLLDGYVIIKGVHKKLLMRYEGSEVEVINRSL from the coding sequence ATGAATATGTGTAGGATATTGTTAGTTTTAGCTTTACTAATAAGTGGCAACTTAAATGCATCTATTAATAATAAACCTATTTCTGTAGATAGTAGAATAAAGACCTTTGTATATAGCCCTAATGAGGTGTTTACAGTAATTTTTAGTCAAGGTTACTATTCTTATATTGAGTTTGCAGAAGGGGAAAAAGTCAAAAATATTGCTGTTGGTGATGCATCAAGTTGGAAAATTAATCCTTATGATAATAAACTGCTTGTCATGCCATTTGAAGTCAGTAGTCGCACTAACATGATTATTACGACAACTAAAAAGAGAAATTACATTTTTGATCTAATTTCAAGACCAAATTACGATAAATACCCAGATGCTGATGCTAAAAAAGTGGATCATGATTATTCCGTCGAAAAGGATATATCTTACGTAATACGTTTTTATTACCCTCAAGAAGAAGATGAATTTGATGTTGATTTAGATGAGGTTTCTTTACCTACTCAAATGCAATACATTATAGAAAAGCCAGAAAAAATGATACAAGAAAATAATACAAGGTACAACTATACATATATTGATGAAGGTAGTAACGTAGATATAGTTCCAATTGAGTTATTTGATGATGGTTATTTAACCTATCTAAAGTTTAGAAATAGTAATAAAATTCCTCAGGTTTTTATAGAAGGGGAATCCTGTAAAAGGCTGTTATTGGATGGTTATGTTATAATAAAAGGAGTACATAAAAAGCTATTAATGCGTTATGAAGGTAGTGAAGTTGAAGTTATAAATAGGTCACTTTAG
- a CDS encoding virB8 family protein, which produces MLKFLKQEKSNGSLDKDINWNSSRYSTVVAQRNTLLLFTLILLVAISISILAIFKISTSSTIEPFVIEIDKKSGIVQLVDPVTVKQYSANETLNDYFISEYIKAREVFDPYNYNYNYYTKVRLFSSPSVYSEFSNYIKSQNMNDLFNLYSDAKGELKIRSIQKLGNDALQVRFSIEFTRKDGNSSRKNKIVVMSYKYASLEMNDQQRYINPLGFQVISYRVDDEYV; this is translated from the coding sequence ATGCTGAAATTTTTAAAACAAGAAAAAAGTAATGGGTCATTGGATAAGGATATAAATTGGAATTCAAGTCGCTATAGCACAGTTGTTGCTCAGAGAAATACTTTACTTTTATTTACATTAATATTACTAGTTGCAATTTCTATAAGCATATTAGCTATATTTAAAATTAGCACAAGTAGCACTATTGAGCCATTCGTTATAGAAATTGACAAAAAGTCAGGAATAGTGCAATTGGTTGATCCTGTTACAGTAAAACAATATTCTGCAAATGAAACGCTGAACGATTATTTTATTTCAGAATATATAAAAGCAAGGGAGGTTTTTGACCCATATAATTATAATTATAATTATTATACAAAAGTAAGGTTGTTTTCTTCGCCTAGTGTATATAGTGAATTTAGCAATTATATAAAATCGCAGAATATGAATGACCTTTTTAATTTATATTCAGATGCTAAAGGTGAGTTGAAAATTCGTTCAATTCAAAAATTAGGTAATGATGCTCTTCAAGTGAGATTTTCTATAGAATTTACACGAAAAGATGGAAACTCCTCAAGGAAAAATAAGATAGTTGTGATGTCATATAAATATGCATCGCTTGAAATGAATGATCAGCAAAGATATATTAACCCGTTAGGGTTTCAAGTTATTTCATATAGAGTAGATGATGAATATGTGTAG
- a CDS encoding GTP cyclohydrolase II codes for MFIENQSRNKVERAISEVRRGLPILIYDDENNYLLLAAAETLEKNLFSQYKLISGNVYVTLTASKVKYICQSKEHSSKRLLVNNFDELLHLINCSKEDCIKELQRSKTIDEYAIALLKFSELLPYALVADMTFENKHEMRNWCEENDIIALNTLLVNDFQQNHSVYEVCKTSLFLKQTQEVDIISYRTKSGGREHYAIIIGNPDKDNEPLVRIHSSCYTGDLLDSLSCDCRSQLHQAIQIMTDFGNGIILYLMQDGRGIGLTNKLRAYSMQRKHNLDTVDANRVLGFEDDERSFAVAAKMLKKLNINKIQLLTNNGRKLSELKNNGIEVTKCIPLIMERNEYNDSYMETKFGKLGHGLRVC; via the coding sequence ATGTTTATAGAAAATCAAAGTAGAAATAAAGTAGAAAGGGCCATCAGTGAAGTCAGGCGTGGTCTTCCAATTTTAATATATGATGATGAAAATAACTATCTATTGCTTGCTGCTGCTGAAACTTTAGAAAAAAATTTATTTAGTCAATATAAGCTTATATCAGGTAATGTGTATGTTACTTTGACTGCAAGTAAGGTAAAATACATATGTCAGAGTAAAGAACATAGTAGCAAACGTCTGTTGGTGAATAATTTTGATGAACTGCTCCATTTGATAAATTGTTCAAAGGAAGATTGCATAAAAGAATTGCAACGCTCAAAGACAATAGATGAATATGCTATTGCCTTGCTTAAATTCTCAGAATTATTGCCATACGCATTAGTGGCTGATATGACTTTTGAGAATAAACATGAAATGCGAAATTGGTGTGAAGAAAATGACATTATTGCACTAAATACGTTGCTTGTGAATGATTTTCAACAAAATCATAGTGTGTATGAAGTGTGCAAAACATCATTATTTTTAAAGCAGACTCAAGAAGTAGATATCATATCTTATAGAACCAAAAGTGGCGGAAGAGAACATTATGCAATTATCATTGGCAATCCAGATAAAGATAATGAGCCATTAGTGAGAATTCATTCTTCATGCTATACAGGAGACTTATTAGACAGCTTATCATGTGATTGCAGAAGCCAGTTACATCAAGCGATTCAAATAATGACTGACTTTGGGAATGGCATTATATTATACTTGATGCAAGATGGGAGAGGCATTGGTTTAACTAATAAGTTAAGAGCATACAGTATGCAAAGAAAACATAATCTTGATACTGTTGATGCAAATAGAGTATTGGGTTTTGAAGATGATGAAAGGAGCTTTGCTGTTGCAGCTAAAATGCTTAAGAAATTGAACATTAACAAAATACAATTACTTACAAACAATGGTAGAAAGTTATCAGAGTTGAAAAATAACGGTATAGAAGTTACAAAGTGTATACCACTTATTATGGAACGCAATGAATATAATGATTCATATATGGAAACAAAATTTGGCAAGTTAGGCCATGGATTAAGGGTTTGTTAG